The sequence GGCAGCCTGGGGAAGGTGGACAAGGGCGGCGGCGGCACCATCGCCATGTTTCTGGCGCGATTCGGCATGGATGTCCTCGACGCCGGGCCCGCCGTCCTCTCGCTCCACTCCCCCTGGGAGCTGGTGAGCAAGGCCGACGCGCTGGCCACCTACGACGCCGGTCTCGCCTTCTGGCGCAAATAACAGGGAATGCGGGGGCCTCCGCCCCCGCTTCTAGATCTCTACGGA comes from Synergistales bacterium and encodes:
- a CDS encoding aminopeptidase 1, which gives rise to GSLGKVDKGGGGTIAMFLARFGMDVLDAGPAVLSLHSPWELVSKADALATYDAGLAFWRK